The following proteins are encoded in a genomic region of Vicugna pacos chromosome 16, VicPac4, whole genome shotgun sequence:
- the LOC140686388 gene encoding uncharacterized protein isoform X1: MESTHRGTYYQMGKTNKVGPKLAVSAQKEAEVPNTTPQQGQGYILSSSQRRATISVNTSPHRRSEAGSPTTIHSVPDCPRTEAQSKSDAYRHASPPRKSQQTPCAMQMPRNVSPSREESARRGGESKPGRDVSNRYSLIPGTKSSYRLSFVDQKDNLTVLQEEDPPSKVQYPQGVRVPRRTLVHPKDEAVQTDPIRKSLTAAEIRSPRRPSSPERSSRICADSRTTQRRIPGQEFEMGRQNLIYTEPKALHRNTNLESPLKLSALLDGRHKVSTRSEPESIRKHSVYTENKPSPKVLLTSPEMESNMKSPIRGDSEAGRRVTISPSGLLAQSASRVTSRKLSESPRKSSMFVTPESVSKQHTKRPSENIYTSPGHTLRYPEPSGKPPVLAELELSPRPLPPRSLPRYGPDSSWWALLNSEVEMPQSQPTTLDFEPESPSPLDPSLPFFEMDSSPFCEDLMFQRGKASPSPPPAPATPPPPPPAPATPPPALPKESPSWTPLREVPQAPKHTSKQPIQRFSAFFLDVSEEMYNRVIWWLKGLCFSPWVHSGGLGGRRTGGRVAVYLQSWVH, translated from the exons ATGGAATCTACCCATAGAGGCACATACTATCAGATGGGCAAGACAAATAAAGTTGGGCCCAAGCTAGCGGTTTCAGCACAGAAAGAGGCTGAGGTTCCGAACACAACCCCTCAGCAGGGACAAGGGTACATCCTTTCCTCGAGCCAGCGGAGAGCCACAATCTCTGTGAACACCTCACCCCATCGAAGATCAGAAGCTGGGTCTCCCACCACCATCCACTCAGTGCCAGACTGCCCTCGAACTGAGGCCCAATCGAAATCTGACGCATACCGCCATGCCTCGCCTCCTCGAAAGAGCCAGCAAACTCCATGTGCCATGCAGATGCCGCGGAATGTTAGTCCATCCAGAGAGGAATCAGCTAGAAGAGGGGGTGAGAGCAAACCAGGGCGTGACGTCAGTAATCGCTACTCATTAATCCCAGGTACCAAATCCTCTTACCGGTTGAGTTTTGTAGACCAGAAGGATAACTTAACAGTCTTGCAAGAAGAAGACCCACCTTCCAAGGTCCAGTACCCACAAGGAGTCAGAGTTCCCCGTAGGACTTTGGTTCACCCAAAGGATGAAGCAGTCCAAACTGACCCCATTCGAAAGAGTTTGACTGCTGCTGAAATCAGATCTCCAAGGAGACCCTCCAGTCCAGAACGCAGCAGCCGCATCTGTGCAGACTCTCGGACAACCCAGAGAAGGATCCCTGGCCAAGAGTTTGAAATGGGCCGTCAAAATTTAATTTATACAGAACCCAAGGCCTTGCATAGGAATACGAACTTGGAATCACCCCTCAAATTGTCTGCCCTATTGGATGGCAGACACAAAGTTTCTACACGCTCAGAGCCTGAGTCTATCCGAAAGCATTCTGTCTACACCGAAAACAAGCCCTCCCCGAAGGTCTTATTAACATCACCAGAAATGGAGTCCAACATGAAGTCCCCAATCAGAGGAGACAGCGAGGCTGGCCGCAGGGTCACCATCTCCCCCAGCGGACTGTTAGCACAGTCAGCTTCCCGTGTGACGTCACGAAAGTTGTCTGAGAGCCCCCGCAAATCTTCCATGTTTGTCACTCCGGAGTCCGTCTCTAAGCAGCATACCAAAAGACCCTCAGAAAATATCTACACGTCCCCAGGACACACACTCAGGTATCCGGAGCCCTCTGGAAAGCCCCCTGTCCTGGCAGAACTGGAGCTGAGTCCTCGGCCTTTACCCCCTCGGTCCTTACCTAGATATGGGCCTGACTCCTCATGGTGGGCCTTACTCAACTCTGAAGTTGAAATGCCCCAAAGCCAGCCGACAACACTTGATTTCGAGCCTGAGTCCCCTTCTCCCCTAGACCCTTCACTGCCCTTTTTTGAAATGGACTCAAGCCCTTTCTGTGAGGATCTGATGTTCCAGAGGGGAAAGGCAAGCCCgtcaccaccaccagcaccggcgacaccaccaccaccaccaccagcaccggCGACACCACCACCAGCACTACCAAAGGAGTCTCCGAGCTGGACACCGCTGAGGGAAGTGCCCCAGGCTCCCAAGCACACCTCCAAACAACCCATTCAAAGGTTTAGTGCTTTCTTCTTGG ATGTCTCTGAGGAAATGTACAATCGTGTCATCTGGTGGCTAAAAGGTCTGTGCTTTTCCCCGTGGGTCCACAgtggggggctgggaggcaggaggacaGGTGGGAGGGTGGCTGTGTACCTGCAGAGCTGGGTCCACTAG
- the LOC140686388 gene encoding uncharacterized protein isoform X2 codes for MESTHRGTYYQMGKTNKVGPKLAVSAQKEAEVPNTTPQQGQGYILSSSQRRATISVNTSPHRRSEAGSPTTIHSVPDCPRTEAQSKSDAYRHASPPRKSQQTPCAMQMPRNVSPSREESARRGGESKPGRDVSNRYSLIPGTKSSYRLSFVDQKDNLTVLQEEDPPSKVQYPQGVRVPRRTLVHPKDEAVQTDPIRKSLTAAEIRSPRRPSSPERSSRICADSRTTQRRIPGQEFEMGRQNLIYTEPKALHRNTNLESPLKLSALLDGRHKVSTRSEPESIRKHSVYTENKPSPKVLLTSPEMESNMKSPIRGDSEAGRRVTISPSGLLAQSASRVTSRKLSESPRKSSMFVTPESVSKQHTKRPSENIYTSPGHTLRYPEPSGKPPVLAELELSPRPLPPRSLPRYGPDSSWWALLNSEVEMPQSQPTTLDFEPESPSPLDPSLPFFEMDSSPFCEDLMFQRGKASPSPPPAPATPPPPPPAPATPPPALPKESPSWTPLREVPQAPKHTSKQPIQRCL; via the exons ATGGAATCTACCCATAGAGGCACATACTATCAGATGGGCAAGACAAATAAAGTTGGGCCCAAGCTAGCGGTTTCAGCACAGAAAGAGGCTGAGGTTCCGAACACAACCCCTCAGCAGGGACAAGGGTACATCCTTTCCTCGAGCCAGCGGAGAGCCACAATCTCTGTGAACACCTCACCCCATCGAAGATCAGAAGCTGGGTCTCCCACCACCATCCACTCAGTGCCAGACTGCCCTCGAACTGAGGCCCAATCGAAATCTGACGCATACCGCCATGCCTCGCCTCCTCGAAAGAGCCAGCAAACTCCATGTGCCATGCAGATGCCGCGGAATGTTAGTCCATCCAGAGAGGAATCAGCTAGAAGAGGGGGTGAGAGCAAACCAGGGCGTGACGTCAGTAATCGCTACTCATTAATCCCAGGTACCAAATCCTCTTACCGGTTGAGTTTTGTAGACCAGAAGGATAACTTAACAGTCTTGCAAGAAGAAGACCCACCTTCCAAGGTCCAGTACCCACAAGGAGTCAGAGTTCCCCGTAGGACTTTGGTTCACCCAAAGGATGAAGCAGTCCAAACTGACCCCATTCGAAAGAGTTTGACTGCTGCTGAAATCAGATCTCCAAGGAGACCCTCCAGTCCAGAACGCAGCAGCCGCATCTGTGCAGACTCTCGGACAACCCAGAGAAGGATCCCTGGCCAAGAGTTTGAAATGGGCCGTCAAAATTTAATTTATACAGAACCCAAGGCCTTGCATAGGAATACGAACTTGGAATCACCCCTCAAATTGTCTGCCCTATTGGATGGCAGACACAAAGTTTCTACACGCTCAGAGCCTGAGTCTATCCGAAAGCATTCTGTCTACACCGAAAACAAGCCCTCCCCGAAGGTCTTATTAACATCACCAGAAATGGAGTCCAACATGAAGTCCCCAATCAGAGGAGACAGCGAGGCTGGCCGCAGGGTCACCATCTCCCCCAGCGGACTGTTAGCACAGTCAGCTTCCCGTGTGACGTCACGAAAGTTGTCTGAGAGCCCCCGCAAATCTTCCATGTTTGTCACTCCGGAGTCCGTCTCTAAGCAGCATACCAAAAGACCCTCAGAAAATATCTACACGTCCCCAGGACACACACTCAGGTATCCGGAGCCCTCTGGAAAGCCCCCTGTCCTGGCAGAACTGGAGCTGAGTCCTCGGCCTTTACCCCCTCGGTCCTTACCTAGATATGGGCCTGACTCCTCATGGTGGGCCTTACTCAACTCTGAAGTTGAAATGCCCCAAAGCCAGCCGACAACACTTGATTTCGAGCCTGAGTCCCCTTCTCCCCTAGACCCTTCACTGCCCTTTTTTGAAATGGACTCAAGCCCTTTCTGTGAGGATCTGATGTTCCAGAGGGGAAAGGCAAGCCCgtcaccaccaccagcaccggcgacaccaccaccaccaccaccagcaccggCGACACCACCACCAGCACTACCAAAGGAGTCTCCGAGCTGGACACCGCTGAGGGAAGTGCCCCAGGCTCCCAAGCACACCTCCAAACAACCCATTCAAAG ATGTCTCTGA
- the LOC140686388 gene encoding uncharacterized protein isoform X3: MESTHRGTYYQMGKTNKVGPKLAVSAQKEAEVPNTTPQQGQGYILSSSQRRATISVNTSPHRRSEAGSPTTIHSVPDCPRTEAQSKSDAYRHASPPRKSQQTPCAMQMPRNVSPSREESARRGGESKPGRDVSNRYSLIPGTKSSYRLSFVDQKDNLTVLQEEDPPSKVQYPQGVRVPRRTLVHPKDEAVQTDPIRKSLTAAEIRSPRRPSSPERSSRICADSRTTQRRIPGQEFEMGRQNLIYTEPKALHRNTNLESPLKLSALLDGRHKVSTRSEPESIRKHSVYTENKPSPKVLLTSPEMESNMKSPIRGDSEAGRRVTISPSGLLAQSASRVTSRKLSESPRKSSMFVTPESVSKQHTKRPSENIYTSPGHTLRPFTALF, encoded by the exons ATGGAATCTACCCATAGAGGCACATACTATCAGATGGGCAAGACAAATAAAGTTGGGCCCAAGCTAGCGGTTTCAGCACAGAAAGAGGCTGAGGTTCCGAACACAACCCCTCAGCAGGGACAAGGGTACATCCTTTCCTCGAGCCAGCGGAGAGCCACAATCTCTGTGAACACCTCACCCCATCGAAGATCAGAAGCTGGGTCTCCCACCACCATCCACTCAGTGCCAGACTGCCCTCGAACTGAGGCCCAATCGAAATCTGACGCATACCGCCATGCCTCGCCTCCTCGAAAGAGCCAGCAAACTCCATGTGCCATGCAGATGCCGCGGAATGTTAGTCCATCCAGAGAGGAATCAGCTAGAAGAGGGGGTGAGAGCAAACCAGGGCGTGACGTCAGTAATCGCTACTCATTAATCCCAGGTACCAAATCCTCTTACCGGTTGAGTTTTGTAGACCAGAAGGATAACTTAACAGTCTTGCAAGAAGAAGACCCACCTTCCAAGGTCCAGTACCCACAAGGAGTCAGAGTTCCCCGTAGGACTTTGGTTCACCCAAAGGATGAAGCAGTCCAAACTGACCCCATTCGAAAGAGTTTGACTGCTGCTGAAATCAGATCTCCAAGGAGACCCTCCAGTCCAGAACGCAGCAGCCGCATCTGTGCAGACTCTCGGACAACCCAGAGAAGGATCCCTGGCCAAGAGTTTGAAATGGGCCGTCAAAATTTAATTTATACAGAACCCAAGGCCTTGCATAGGAATACGAACTTGGAATCACCCCTCAAATTGTCTGCCCTATTGGATGGCAGACACAAAGTTTCTACACGCTCAGAGCCTGAGTCTATCCGAAAGCATTCTGTCTACACCGAAAACAAGCCCTCCCCGAAGGTCTTATTAACATCACCAGAAATGGAGTCCAACATGAAGTCCCCAATCAGAGGAGACAGCGAGGCTGGCCGCAGGGTCACCATCTCCCCCAGCGGACTGTTAGCACAGTCAGCTTCCCGTGTGACGTCACGAAAGTTGTCTGAGAGCCCCCGCAAATCTTCCATGTTTGTCACTCCGGAGTCCGTCTCTAAGCAGCATACCAAAAGACCCTCAGAAAATATCTACACGTCCCCAGGACACACACTCAG ACCCTTCACTGCCCTTTTTTGA